The genomic window AACACGGCGTGCGTGGCCGCGACGACGACGCCGATCGCGCCGTTCGCCTTGAGCGCCTCGGCCGCCTTGACGATCGTGCGGCCCGTGTCGATCAGGTCGTCGACGAGCAGGCACACCCGTCCGTTCACCTCGCCGACGATCTCGTGGACGGAGACCTGGTTCGGCACCAGCGGGTCGCGACGCTTGTGGATGATGGCGAGCGGGGCGCCGAGCTTGTCGCTCCAGATGTCGGCGACGCGCACCCGGCCCATGTCGGGCGAGACGACCGTGAGGGTCTCGGGGTCGAGCTTGGACTTGAAGTGCTCGAGCAGCACCGGCATCGCGAACAGGTGGTCGACGGGGCCGTCGAAGAAGCCCTGGATCTGCGCCGCGTGCAGGTCGATCGACATGATCCGGTTCGCACCGGCGGCGTGGAAGAGGTCGGCGACCAGGCGCGCCGAGATCGGCTCGCGGCCGCGGCCCTTCTTGTCCTGGCGGGCGTAGGGGTAGAACGGGGCGACGACCGTGATGCGCTTGGCCGACGCCCGCTTGAGCGCGTCGATCATGATGAGCTGCTCCATGAGCCACTCGTTGATCGGCGCGGTGTGCGACTGGATCACGAAGGCGTCCGAGCCGCGGACCGACTCGTCGTACCTCGCGTAGATCTCGCCGTTCGCGAACGTGCGGGCGTCGGTCGGCACGAGCTCCGATCCCAGCTCCTCCGCGATGTGCTGCGCGAGCTCGGGGTGCGCGCGTCCCGACACGAGGACGAGCCTCTTGGATCCGGTGGTCTCGATTCCCGACATGTGCACTGTCCTTTTCCCACCGGCCCCGGTGTCAGTCGACGTCGGCGTCCTGCTGCTGTCCGGCCGCCTCCGCCGCTTCCGCGGCAGCGGTTCCCGGGCGGTGCTGCCCGACCCAACCCTCGATGTTGCGCTGCGGCGCGACGTTCATGCCGAGGGCCCCGGCCGGGACGTCCTTCCGGACGACCGTGCCCGCCCCCGTGTACGCGCCGTCTCCAATCGTAACGGGCGCGACGAACACGCCGTGCGATCCCGTCCGCACGTGGGAGCCGATCGTCGTGCGGTGCTTGTTCACGCCGTCGTAGTTCGCCGTGATCGAGCCCGCGCCGATGTTGGCGCCGACGCCGATCTCGGTGTCGCCGATGTAGGAGAGATGGGGCACCTTGCTGCCATCGCCGATGCGGGCGTTCTTCGTCTCGACGAACGTGCCGATCTTGCCGTCGGCACCCAGGTACGTGCCCGGGCGGAGATAGGCGAAGGGTCCGACCTCGGCGCCCTCGCCGATCACGGCCAGGGTGCCGTCGGTGCGCTTCACGACCGCGTTCGCCCCGATCTCGCAGTCGACGAGCGTCGTGTCGGGGCCGACGATCGCCCCCGTCGCGACCGTCGTCGCGCCCTTGAGCTGCGTGCCGGGGCGGATCGTGACATCCGGCTCGATGCGCACCGCGAGGTCGATCCACGTCGTCGCGGGGTCCTCGATCGTGACGCCGTTCAGCTGCCAGCCGCGGATGATGAGGGCGTTCAGGCGCGCCGCGGTCTCGGCGAGCTGGGCGCGGTCGTTGATTCCGGCGACGAGCCACGGCTCCGAGACCGGGAGCGCGGAGACCTCGGACCCGGCGGCCCGCAGCAGCCCGATCACGTCGGTCAGGTACTTCTCGCCCTGCGCGTTGTCGGTCGTGAGGTTCGCGAGCTGGTCGCGCAGCGCCGCCGCACCGAACGCGTAGATCCCGGCGTTGATCTCGTCGAGTGCGAGCTCGTCGTCGGAGGCGTCCTTCTGCTCGACGATGCGGTCGAACGCGCCGTCGCCGGCACGCACGATCCGGCCGTATCCGCTCGGGTCGGCGTAGTGCGCCGAGAGCACGGAGCCGGCGACGCCCGTTCCGCGGTGCTGGGCGAGGAAGTCGGCGAGGGTGTCGGCGTTCAGCAGGGGCACGTCGCCGTTCAGCACGAGCACGTCGCCGTCGAAGTCGTCGGGGAGTGCCGCGAGCGCGAGCTCGACCGCCCGGCCGGTGCCGGGCACGTCGTCCTGGTCGACGATGATCGCGCCGGGCAGCTCGGCCTCGACCGCCGCGGCCACGAGGTCGCGCTCGTGCCGCACGACCGCGACCACGCAGTCGGCGTCGAGTGCGCGGGCCGTCGCGAGCACGTGGGCCACGATCGGCGCACCCGCGAGCGGGTGCAGCAGCTTCGGGACGACGGACTTCATCCGGGTGCCCTGCCCTGCGGCGAGGACGACGATCGCGAGCTGTGCATCGGTCATGCTCCGCCACCAGGATTCGAACCTGGTCCTCACAGCTCCAAAGGCTGTCGTGCTGCCGTTACACCATGGCGGACCGCGCGTCGACGGGCCCGCCGCACACGCGCCCTCAAGTCTGCCAGACCCGGGCGGATGCCCCACTCCCCGCGCACCGGGCATCCGCCTGCGCTCGCACCGCAGCCGTGCCCTTCACCTGGGACGGTTCGTGACGCACCGGACGGCCGGACGCCCCCGTCCCGACGGACACGAACCGTCCCAGGAGCAACGGGCGCCCATAATGAACAGGTGGCCGAAGCTGACGAGGTGGACCGGATCGTCGAGGACTGGGAGCGCGAGCGCCCCGATCTCGACTTCTCGCCGCTGCAGGTGCTCTCGCGCGTCGGTCGGCTCGGCAAGCACCTGGACCGGGCGCGGAAGCAGGCGTTCGAGCGGTCGGAACTCGAGTCGTGGGAGTTCGACGTGCTCTCGGCGCTCCGCCGGGCCGGTTCCCCGTACCGGCTCTCGCCGAAGGCGCTGCTCCAGCAGACGCTCGTGTCGAGCGGCACCATGACGAATCGCATCGACCGGCTGGTCGCGCGCGGCCTCGTCTCACGTCTCACCGATCCGAAGGACGGCCGGGGCATCCTCGTCGAGATGAGCCGGCCCGGGCTCACGCGCGTCGACGCCGCGATCACCCGGCTCGTCGACGCCGAGGCCGAACTGCTGCGCACGCTGCCGCCCGTCGAGCAGCGCCGGTTGGCCGCGCTGCTGCGCAAGCTCAGCCTCGGGTTCGACTGAGCGCGCCCGCGCCCGCGCCCGCGCCCGCGCCCGCGCCGAAGCTCGGAGCATCGCGCGAACTCCGGAGGATTCCGCCCGAATGGTCCGAGGTACGGGCGGTCCTCCGAACTTCGCGCGGCGCAGGAGGTCGCAGCGCACCGGTCAGCGGCGCAGCACCTTGCGGGCCAGCCAGTTGCCGAGCGACTGCACGATCTGCACGAACACCACGATCAGCAGCACCGCCGCCCACGTCACGACCGGCTCGAACTGCCGGTACCCGTAGAGCTGCGCGAAGTAGCCGAGGCCGCCGCCGCCGATGAACCCGGCGACCGCGGACATGTCGATGACCGCGATCACGATGAAGGTGTACCCGAGGATCAGCGGGCCGAGCGCCTCGCCCAGCACGACCGTGAACAGGATCCGCCAGGGACCGGCGCCCATCGAGCGCGCCGCCTCGATCACGCCCGGCCGCACCGTGAGCAGGTTCTGCTCGACGATGCGCCCGATCGCGAACGACGCCGCCAGCGACAGCGCGAAGATCGCGGCGTCGTTGCCGATGCCCGTGCCGATCACGGCCCGGGTCACCGGCTGGATCGCCGCGATGAAGATGATGAACGGGATCGGGCGGAAGAAGTTGATCACGACGTTCAGGACGGTGTACACGGCTCGGTTCGGCAGCAGGCTCCCGGCCCGGCTCACGTAGAGCCCGATACCGAGCAGCAGGCCGCCGGCACCGCCGAACAGCATCGTCAACCCGACGATGTACAGCGTCTCGCCGGCGGCCTTCCAGAACTCGGGCCCGAGTTCGAGCAGCGCGTCCATCAGCGCACCTCCCCTGCCGAGGCATCCGAACCGGCCTCGTTCACCTCGACGTGCTCGCCGAGCTTCGCGAGCACGCCGTCGACCGCGGCATCCGTGCCGCGCAGCGCGAGCGTGAGGTGACCGAACGCCCGGCCGCGGATGTCGTTGATGCCGCCGTAGACGAGCTCGAACTCGACGCCGGCCGCGGCGAGGTCGAGGAAGACCTGCGCCTGCGAGGCGTCGCCGTCGCGGAACGAGAACGTCACGATGCGTCCGGCGTGGCGTTCGCGCAGCACCGCAAGCTCGGCGGGTGAGGGCACGCCCTTGACCACCGTCGAGACGAACCGCTGCGAGGCCGGGTGCTGCGGCGCCGAGAACACGTCGAACACGTCGCCGTGCTCGATGACCCGGCCGCCGTCCATCACGGCGACCTTCGTGGCGATCGACTGGATGACGTCCATCTCGTGCGTGATGACGACCATCGTGACGCCCTGCTCGGTGTTGACGCGCTTCAGCAGCGCCAGCACCTCCTGGGTCGTCTCGGGGTCGAGGGCGCTGGTCGCCTCGTCGGCGAGCAGGATCGAGGGCCGGGTCGCGAGGGCCCGCGCGATCCCGACGCGCTGCTTCTGGCCGCCCGAGAGCTGCTCGGGGTAGGCCTTCGCCTTGCTCGCGAGCCCGACGAAGTCGAGCAGTTCGGCGACGCGCGCCGTGATCTCGGCCTTCGACCAGCCGGCGACCTTCAACGGGTACGCGACGTTCGCCTGCACCGTCTTCTGGTCGAACAGGTTGAACTGCTGGAAGATCATGCCGATGCCGAGCCGGATGCCCCGAAGCTCCCGCTCGGGAAGCCCCGAGATCACCCGGCCGTCGACCGTGACGGTGCCGGCGGTGACGGGTTCGAGCGCGTTGATGAGACGCACGAGCGTCGACTTGCCGGCGCCCGAGTAGCCGATGATGCCGTAGACGTCGCCCGGCTCGATGTCGAGCGTGACGTCGTCGACCGCGACGACGGGGTCACCGCCGCGATCCGGCGACGGATACGACTTGCCCACGTTCGCAAGGCTCACGATGGCCATGCGGTTCCTCCTCCCGAACGCGCCGACCGGGCGACGCGCGCTGCGCGTCGCCCGGTGGCGGTTCGTGCGTTCGTGCGGGTCGGCCCGGGTTGCGGGCCGACCGCCCTATTCTGTCCCGTCGCGCGGGTGATCGTCGCGCCGGCCGCGCTCGCGGGCCGGCCCCTCGATCAGCCCTGTGCGGCGGTGTCCTCCTCGACGTCGGCGAGCGACTGCTCGAGGTCGGCCACGGGCACGACCAGCGAGACCCCGGTGCCGCCGGATGCCTCGTCGAGGCCGGCCTGCACGTCGGCGTTCGTCTGGAAGATCTCGACCAGCTTCAGGTAGGTCTCGTTGTCCTTGTCTTCAGCGCGTGCGGCGAAGATGTTGACGTACGGGAGGGCGTTCGGGTCCTCGGGGTCGTCCTGCGCGATCGCGTCGTCGAAGCTGAGACCGGCGTTCTCCACGAAGTCGTTGTTGATGATCGCGGCGGCGACGTCCGGCAGCGAGGTCGCGGTGAGCGCGGCCTCGAGCGTCTTGACCTGGACCTTCGACTTCGCCTCGTCGATGTCGGCGAGCGTGGAGAAGATCGAGCCGCCGTCGGTGAGCTCGATCAGGCCGGCCGACTGGAGCACGAGGAGCGCGCGGGCGAGGTTCGACGGGTCGTCGGGGATCGCGACGGTCTCGCCCTCGGGGATGTCCTTCACCGAGTCGTACTTCGTCGAGTAGAGGCCGAGGGGGTAGATCTGGGTCGAGCCGATCGGGGTGAGGTCCTCGTCGGCGTCGACGTTGTACCCGGCGAGGTAGACGATGTGCTGAAACTGGTTGAGGTCGAGCTCGCCCTCGGTGAGCGCCGGGTTGGGCTGGTTGTAGTCGCCGAAGTCGACGAGTTCGACGGTGATGCCCTCCTCGGCGGCGGCCTCGACGAACGGGGCCCACTGCGGGTCGGACTTGCCGACCACGCCGATGGTCACGACGTCGTCGTCACCGCCCGAACCGGAGTCGCCCGAGGCGGAACCGCCGGCGCAGCCCGCGAGGGCGACGACGAGCGGCACCGCGGCGAACGCGGCGAGGATGGACGTGGAACGGCGACGTGACATGGGGATTCCTCTCTCGGTGGCACCGCGATCGGACCGCTGGTCGGCGTGCGTGGGCACGGCTCCGCCCACTCGGGATATCGGGTGGGGAGGCATCGGTGCCGCAGATCGCGGGTGCCGTTCCACCATACGTGAAGCATCTGCGCCGACCGCGCCAGCAGGGTCACGTTCCGTCACAGATCCTTCGATGCGTCACGGGAAGCAACACGGATGCTGCAACGCGTGCCCTCGCGGGCCTCTGCCCGCGCGGGCGCACCGATCCGACGCGACCGTGCTCAGGACTCGAGCGACTCCGAGACCTCCAGCCACCGCGTCTCGAGATCGGCGACGGATGCCTCGAGCTGCGCGAGCTCGTCGCCGAGCGCGGCGAGGCCGACGTAGTCGGACTGGTCATGGCGTGCGAGCCGCTCGTGGTGTGCAGCGATCTCGACCTGCGACTTCTCGAGCCTCCGGTCGATCGACGCGAGCTCCTTCTCGGCGGCGCGGCGCTCCGCGCCGGCGAGCGCCGGGGCCGACGACGAAGCCGCGCCGCTCGCGGGTCGGCCAGCGGCCCCGGCCGCGGGCGCGACCGATCCCCCGGCCGCGCCGGCACCGCCCGCACTCCGCCCGGCCGCGGTACCGGGCGCCGCGGCATCCGACTGCCTCCGCAGCTCGAGGTACTGGTCGACGCCGCCCGGCAGGTGCCGCAGGTGCCCGTCGAAGATGCCGAACTGCTGGTCGGTGACCCGCTCGAGCAGGTACCGGTCGTGCGAGACGACGAGGAGCGTGCCCGGCCAGGAATCGAGCAGGTCCTCGATCGCCGCGAGCATGTCGGTGTCGAGGTCGTTCGTCGGCTCGTCGAGGATCAGCACGTTGGGCTCCTGCAACAGGATGAGCAGCAGCTGCAGCCGCCGCCGCTGGCCGCCCGAGAGGTTCTTCACCGGCGTCGAGAGCTGGGCGTTCGAGAACCCGAGGCGCTCGAGCAGCTGACCCGGCGAGAGCTCGACGGCCTTCGAGCCGCTGCCGATCGTGTAGCTGCGCTTCTGCTCGGCGACCACCGCGCTGACGCGCTGGTCCGCCCATTCGGCGAGCTCGGCGAGCTCTTGGCTGAGCGTCGCGATGCGCACGGTCGTCCCGCGCTTGACCCGCCCGGCGGTCGGCTTCACCGCCCCGGTGACGAGGCCGAGGAGCGTCGACTTCCCGGCGCCGTTCACGCCGAGGATGCCGGTGCGCTCGCCGGGCGCGATGCGCCACTCGACGTCGCGCAGCACCGTGCGGGTGCCGCCGTCGGGGGCCGGGTACTCGACGCCGGCGTCGAGCAGGTCGACGACGTCCTTGCCGAGTCGGCTCACCGCGAGGCGGCTGAGCTCGACCTTGTCGCGCACGGGCGGCTCGTTCTCGATGAGCTGGTTCGCCGCATCGATGCGGAACTTCGGCTTCGACGTTCGCGCCGGGGCGCCGCGCCGCAGCCAGGCGAGCTCCTTGCGCATCAGGTTCTGCCGCTTCGCCTCGGATGCCGCGGCCATGCGGTCGCGCTCGACGCGCTGCAGCACGTACGCGGCGTATCCGCCCTCGAACGGCTCGACGATGCCGTCGTGCACCTCCCAGGTGTCGGTGCACACCTCGTCGAGAAACCAGCGGTCGTGCGTCACGACCGCGAGCGCGCCCGAGGTCTTCGCCCAGCGCTGCTGGAGGTGGCGGGCGAGCCACGCGATGCCCTCGACGTCGAGGTGGTTCGTCGGCTCGTCCAGGAACAGCACGTCCCAGTCGCCGATGAGCAACGCCGCGAGCGCGACCCGCCGGCGCTGCCCGCCCGAGAGGTCGCCGACCCGGCCGTGCCACGGGACATCCGCGAGGAGCCCCGCGATGACGTCGCGCACCTTCGCGTCGCCCGCCCAGACGTGCTCGTCGATGCCGCCGACGACCGCGGCGGCGACGGTCAGGTCCGGATCGACGGTGTCGGCCTGGTCGAGCATGCCGATGCGGATGCCCCGCCGCACGGTGACCCGTCCGCCGTCGGGTTCGAGGCGACCGGCGAGGAGCTTCAGCAGGGTCGACTTGCCGTCGCCGTTGCGTCCGACGATGCCGACCCGATGCCCCTCGTCGAGCCCGAGGGTCACCTCGTGGAAGACGACTCTGGTGGGGAACTCGAGATGCAGGCGCTCGGCGCCGAGGAGATGTGCCATGACCGGACGAGCCTACTTCGCGCCGGCTCCCCCCGCGGCATCACCTCCCTCCCGCCCTCCTCCCGCACTCCTCCGCCGAGGTGACGGAAACGTCCCGGGTCGGGGCGGCCCGACCGGGAGGTTTCCGTCACCTCAGCGCACGGGCGCTCCGTGCGACCGGTCCTCCACACCCGGGCTTGGACGGCCTGGGAACCCGAGGAGGCGGGAATCCGACGGGATCCGAGCGGGCCGCGGCGATCATCGGCGGATGCGCTCGCCCGCCCCACTCCCCGCACCGCTCGGCGACCGTCCGGCCTTCACGACCCGAGAGGCCCTCGAACTGCAGGTGCCCGCCATGCGGCTGTCCCGCCGAGATCTCGACGCGCCGTTCCACGGAGTCAGGGTCCGGGCCGGCGCGTCGCTCGACGATCGACTTCGCATCGTCGCCTACGCGAAGCGGATGCCCCAGCCGCAGTTCTTCTCCCACGCGACGGCCGCGATGATCCACGGCATCCCGTTGCCGCTCGCGGTCCAGCGGCGCACGACGCTCGATGTCGCCGTCGTCAGGGGCGACCACCCGCCCTCGGCACGGGGCGTGATCCCGCACGTGCTCGAGGCATCCGCCTGCCGTGTCATCGGAGTCGGCGGGCTCCGGGTGACCGACCCCCGAACCACGTGGCGGGTGCTCGGCGCGCTGCTCGGACTCGACGATCTCATCGCCGCGACGGATGCACTGATCACCGGCGCTGCGCCGATCGGCGGCACCTTGCCGCTGTGCACCAGGGACGACCTCGACGCCGAGTTGCGATCGAGCCGCGGGCATCGGGGCGTCGTTCGGCTCCGGGCCGCGCTCGAAGCCGCCCGCGAGGGATCGGTGTCCCGGCAGGAGACCTTCACCCGGCTGGCGCTGACGCGCGGCGGGCTCCCCGATCCCGAGCTCAATCATCCGGTCGTCGTCCGGGGTCGCCGCATCGCGGTACTCGACCTCGCATACCCCGACCACCGCGTCGGAATCGAGTATCAGAGCGACTTCCACACCACGCCGCAGCGCTATCGCGCCGACCTCGCGCGCCTCGAACGGCTCGCCGACCTCGGCTGGCTCATGGTCCAGGTGACCGCGAGGGACCTCGCAACCCCGGCGAGCCGAGCCGCGCTCGTCCGTCGGGTCGCCGCCCGGCTCGCCTCGCGAGCGTCGAGGTGACGCCAAGCTCCCGGTTCGGAACGTCTGCACCGGGAGTTTCCCGTCACCTCAGCGAAGGGGGATGGGTGGGGATGGGGTGGGTGTGGGTGTGGGTGTGGGTGTGGGGGTCAGACGGGGAGGACTCGAGCGCCGTGGACGGGGCCGTGCGCGTGCACCGCCGTGATCCGGGCGGCAGACAACCCGACCTGGAGGGCGATGGCGTCTTCGCTCGACTCGGCCAGGAACGCCACGGTCGGTCCCGAGCCGGAGACGATGCCGGCCAGCGCCCCGGCCTGCTCCCCGAGGTCGATGAGCTCCGCCAGCGACGGCGAGAGCCGCACGGCCGCGGCCTGGAGGTCGTTGTGCAGGGCCGCCGCGAGATGGGCGGCGTCGCCCGCGCGGAGCGCGTGGAGCACGGCCGCGTCGACGCTCGGCGAACCGGCGGGGGCGCTCCACGGCATCGGGCGTCCGGCCTCCTCGACGCGGAGCACGTCGAGCTCCCGGTACACCTGCGGCGTGGAGAGTCCGTGGTCGGCGATCGCCAGCACCCAGTGGAACGAGCCCGTCGCCAGGGCGGGGCTCAGCCGGTCGCCGCGCCCCGTGCCGATGGCCGTTCCACCGGTCAGGGCGAAGGGCACGTCGGCACCGAGCTTCGCGGCGAGCGCGTGGAGTTCCTCGCGCGGCAGCGCCGTGCCCCAGAGCGCGTCGCAGGCGACGAGCGTGGCCGCGGCATCCGCCGACCCGCCGCCCATGCCGCCCGCGATCGGGACGTGCTTCGTGATCTCGAGCCGAACGCCCTCGGGTACGCCGGTGGCCTTGGCGAGCAGCTTCGCGGCCTTGACGGCGAGGTTCGAGCCGTCGGTCGGCAGGCCCGCGGTGTCGACGGTGCCGGTGAACGAGACCGAGATGCGGTCGTCGGGCCAGGCGCGCAGGTCTTCGTAGAGTGAGACGGCCTGATAGGCGGTGGCGACGTCGTGGTAGCCGTCGGCGCCGGCCTCGCCGACGCGCATGAAGAGGTTGATCTTGCCCGGCGCCCGGACGTGCACCGACTCGTCGGCCGCCGCGATGGTCATGGCTCCACGCTAGTCGAATGGTTCGCGTTCAGTCGCGAACGACCGCCCGCGCGATACGCAGGAAGTCGTCGACGGCGAGTTGCTCGCCGCGCGCCTGCGGGTCGACCCCGGCGCGCTCGAGCACCTCGGTCGCCGAGGCGGCGGAGCCGCCGAGCACGCCCGAGAGGGCCTGCCGGAGCATCTTGCGCCGCTGCCCGAATGCGGCGTCGACGAGTTCGAACGTGGCCCGGCGTTCGGCCTCGTCACCCGGTTCGCCGTGCCGGTCGAAGCCGACGAGCACGGAGTCGACGTTCGGCACCGGCCAGAACACCATGCGGGAGACCTGTCCGGCGGTGCGCCAGTCTCCGTACCAGGCGGCCTTGACGCTCGGCGCGCCGTACACCTTCGAACCGGGCTCCGCGGCGAGCCGGTAGCCGACCTCGGCCTGCACCATGACGATGCCCGACCGCAGCGAGGGCACGTGCTCGAGCAGGTGCAGCAGCACCGGGACCGACACGTTGTACGGCAGGTTGGCGACGAGCCGCACGGGTTCGCCGGGGAGGTCGCGCACCTTGAGCGCGTCCTCGTGGACGACGGTGAGCGACGTGCCCGGTTGCATCAACGTCGCCGTATGGGGCAGCTGCGCTGCGAGGCGGCCGTCGATCTCGACGGCGATGACGGATGCCCCGGCCTCGAGCAGCCCGAGCGTGAGCGATCCGAGCCCCGGGCCGATCTCGAGCACCGTCTCGCCGCGTTCGACGCCTGCGGCCTGCACGATGCGGCGCACCGTGTTGGCGTCGTGCACGAAGTTCTGGCCGAGCTTCTTCGTCGGCGTGACGCCGAGGAGCTCGGCGAGGTCGCGGATCTCGGCGGGGCCGAGCAGCCGCGGGTGGGCCGGCGCCTGCTCTGCCTCGTGGCGATGCATGTCAGGCCCCGTCCGCGTCGACGAATCCGCTGGTCACGGGGTCATCCTGCCATGAGCCGTACACGCGGACGGTGTTCGACGCGAGGTCGGCGCAGAGTTCGTCGAGCGGCGCGCCGAGCACGTCGGCCATGAATCGCACGGTCACGGGCACGAGGTACGGCGCGTTGGGTCGTCCGCGCAGCGGCGCCGGCGTGAGGTACGGGGCATCCGTCTCGACGAGGATCAGCTCGCGCGGCAGCACGCGCAGCGCCTCGCGCAGGTTCTCGGCGTTCTTGAACGTCACGTTGCCGGCGAACGAGCAGTACCAGCCCTCGGATGCCGCGAGCCGCGCGAGTTCCTCACCGCCGGAGAAGCAGTGGAACACGGTGCGTTCGGGCGCTCCGACGCGGCGCAGGGTCTCGACGACGTCGTCGTGGGCGTCGCGGTCGTGGATCTGCAGCGCGACGCCGTGGCGCTTGGCGATGTCGATGTGCGCCTCGAAGGCGCGGAACTGGGCGGGCCGCCCCTCCTCGCCGGTGCGGTACCAGTCGAGGCCGGTCTCGCCGACGGCCCGCACGCGCGGCCGCGCGGCGAGCTCGTCGATGACGGCCAGGGCGTCGTCGAGGGCGCCGGATGCCTCGAGCTCGGGGGCCTCGTTCGGGTGGAGGGCGACGGCCGCGAGCAGGCGCCCGTCACGGTCGGCGGCGTCTGCCGACCACCGACTGGTCGCGACATCGGTGCCGACCTGCACGGCGCCCGCGATGCCGACGGCCTCGGCGCGATCGAGGTGCTCGGCGACCGAGAGCGGCAGCGCGCCGTCGGCGATCTCGAGGTGGGTGTGGTTGTCGTACACCGGCACCGCGAGCCCCTCGGGCGCGGGCGGGTAGTCGGGCGCGGGCTTGCCGTCGCGCGCGCCGTCGGAGCGGTTGCGGAGGTGCTCGGTCACGCGCACCCCGCGGCGGCGATCCGGTCCACCTCGGCGGAGCGCAACGTCACCCGGCGACCTCGATGCGCGGGAACAGCGCCTCGAGCGCGGAGACCTGCTCGCCGAGTCGCACCTCGTCGGCCCGGTCGATGCGCTGCTCCTGCACGGTGCCGGGTGCGCCGAGCGCGGTCCACAGCTTCGCCGTCGCCTTGGGCAGGACCGGCGACAGCAGCACGGCGAGCGTGCCGAGCCCGTGGTACGCGACGGCGAGCACGGTCTCGAGTCGGTCGCGCTGCGCCGGGTCCTTGGCGAGCGCCCACGGCTCCTCGCTCGTGAGGTAGCCGTTGAGCGCGTCGACGAGCTCCCAGGCGGCCGCGATGGCCTCGTGCACGGCGAGGCGGCCGATCGCCTCCCATGAGCGCTCGGTGGCACGGCGTTCGATCGACTGGATCTCGAGGTCGGCGGCGGTCAGGGTCGCGGCGGTCGGCACGGCGCCGTCGCAGTAGCGCGCGATCATCGCGACGACGCGTGACGCGAGGTTGCCGAACCCGTTCGCGAGCTCGGCCTGGTAGCGCGCCGCCAGGTCCTCCCACGAGAACGAGCCGTCCTGGCCGAACCCGATCGCGGAGAGGAAGTAGAAGCGGAACGCGTCCGAGCCGAACGTGTCGGTGATCTGCGACGGTGCGATGCCGGTGAGCTTGGACTTGGACATCTTCTCGCCGCCGACGAGGAGCCATCCGTGCCCGAAGACCCCGCGCGGCACCTCGAGGCCCGCGGCCATCAGCATGGCCGGCCAGATCACCGCGTGGAACCGCAGGATGTCCTTGCCGACGATGTGCTGGGCGGGCCAGCGGCGCGCGAACTCGGCGTCGTCCTGCCCATAGCCGACGGCGGTGATGTAGTTGAGCAGCGCGTCGAACCAGACGTAGACGACGTGGCTGTCGTCCCACGGGACCTTCACGCCCCAGTCGAACGTCGAGCGCGAGATCGAGAGGTCGTCGAGACCCGAGCGCACGAACGAGACGACCTCGTTGCGGGCCGACTCGGGCTGCACGAAGTCGGGGCGCTCCTCGTAGAGGGCGAGCAGCCGGTCGGCGAACGCCGACATGCGGAAGAAGTAGTTCTTCTCGTTGAGCAGCTCGACCGGCTTCGAATGGATCTCGCAGACCAGCTGGCCCTCGAACTCGCCCGTGCCGGGCACCAGCTGCGAGTCGGTCTTGTACTCCTCGCATCCGACGCAGTAGTAGCCCTCGTACTCGCCCGTGTAGATGTGCCCCTCGTCGAAGAGGTGCTGGAGGAACTTCTGGACGTTCTGCTCGTGTCGCTCGTCGGTGGTGCGGATGAAGTCGTCGTTGGCGATGTCGACGGTCTCGAGCAGCGGCTTCCACGCCTCGGCGACGAGCTTGTCGGCCCACTCCTTCGGCGTCACGTCGTTGGCGGTCGCGGTGCGCAGGATCTTCTGGCCGTGCTCGTCGGTGCCGGTGAGCATCCACGTGTCCTCGCCCGCCTGCCGGTGCCACCGCGAGATGACGTCGGCGGCCACCTCGGTGTACGCGTGCCCGATGTGGGGCACGTCGTTGACGTAGAAGATGGGCGTGGTGATGTAGAACGAGGAGCCGTCGGCCATGCCGACAATCCTACGGGCGCGCGGCTGCGCGTCCGCCTCCATGACGGATGCCCCCGG from Agromyces sp. LHK192 includes these protein-coding regions:
- a CDS encoding ribose-phosphate diphosphokinase, with protein sequence MSGIETTGSKRLVLVSGRAHPELAQHIAEELGSELVPTDARTFANGEIYARYDESVRGSDAFVIQSHTAPINEWLMEQLIMIDALKRASAKRITVVAPFYPYARQDKKGRGREPISARLVADLFHAAGANRIMSIDLHAAQIQGFFDGPVDHLFAMPVLLEHFKSKLDPETLTVVSPDMGRVRVADIWSDKLGAPLAIIHKRRDPLVPNQVSVHEIVGEVNGRVCLLVDDLIDTGRTIVKAAEALKANGAIGVVVAATHAVFSNPATEILQSDFIDEVVVTDTLPIPEEKRWDRLTILPIAPLLARAIHEVFEDGSVTSMFDGAA
- the glmU gene encoding bifunctional UDP-N-acetylglucosamine diphosphorylase/glucosamine-1-phosphate N-acetyltransferase GlmU; this encodes MTDAQLAIVVLAAGQGTRMKSVVPKLLHPLAGAPIVAHVLATARALDADCVVAVVRHERDLVAAAVEAELPGAIIVDQDDVPGTGRAVELALAALPDDFDGDVLVLNGDVPLLNADTLADFLAQHRGTGVAGSVLSAHYADPSGYGRIVRAGDGAFDRIVEQKDASDDELALDEINAGIYAFGAAALRDQLANLTTDNAQGEKYLTDVIGLLRAAGSEVSALPVSEPWLVAGINDRAQLAETAARLNALIIRGWQLNGVTIEDPATTWIDLAVRIEPDVTIRPGTQLKGATTVATGAIVGPDTTLVDCEIGANAVVKRTDGTLAVIGEGAEVGPFAYLRPGTYLGADGKIGTFVETKNARIGDGSKVPHLSYIGDTEIGVGANIGAGSITANYDGVNKHRTTIGSHVRTGSHGVFVAPVTIGDGAYTGAGTVVRKDVPAGALGMNVAPQRNIEGWVGQHRPGTAAAEAAEAAGQQQDADVD
- a CDS encoding MarR family winged helix-turn-helix transcriptional regulator, which produces MAEADEVDRIVEDWERERPDLDFSPLQVLSRVGRLGKHLDRARKQAFERSELESWEFDVLSALRRAGSPYRLSPKALLQQTLVSSGTMTNRIDRLVARGLVSRLTDPKDGRGILVEMSRPGLTRVDAAITRLVDAEAELLRTLPPVEQRRLAALLRKLSLGFD
- a CDS encoding methionine ABC transporter permease, which produces MDALLELGPEFWKAAGETLYIVGLTMLFGGAGGLLLGIGLYVSRAGSLLPNRAVYTVLNVVINFFRPIPFIIFIAAIQPVTRAVIGTGIGNDAAIFALSLAASFAIGRIVEQNLLTVRPGVIEAARSMGAGPWRILFTVVLGEALGPLILGYTFIVIAVIDMSAVAGFIGGGGLGYFAQLYGYRQFEPVVTWAAVLLIVVFVQIVQSLGNWLARKVLRR
- a CDS encoding methionine ABC transporter ATP-binding protein; this translates as MAIVSLANVGKSYPSPDRGGDPVVAVDDVTLDIEPGDVYGIIGYSGAGKSTLVRLINALEPVTAGTVTVDGRVISGLPERELRGIRLGIGMIFQQFNLFDQKTVQANVAYPLKVAGWSKAEITARVAELLDFVGLASKAKAYPEQLSGGQKQRVGIARALATRPSILLADEATSALDPETTQEVLALLKRVNTEQGVTMVVITHEMDVIQSIATKVAVMDGGRVIEHGDVFDVFSAPQHPASQRFVSTVVKGVPSPAELAVLRERHAGRIVTFSFRDGDASQAQVFLDLAAAGVEFELVYGGINDIRGRAFGHLTLALRGTDAAVDGVLAKLGEHVEVNEAGSDASAGEVR
- a CDS encoding MetQ/NlpA family ABC transporter substrate-binding protein, whose product is MSRRRSTSILAAFAAVPLVVALAGCAGGSASGDSGSGGDDDVVTIGVVGKSDPQWAPFVEAAAEEGITVELVDFGDYNQPNPALTEGELDLNQFQHIVYLAGYNVDADEDLTPIGSTQIYPLGLYSTKYDSVKDIPEGETVAIPDDPSNLARALLVLQSAGLIELTDGGSIFSTLADIDEAKSKVQVKTLEAALTATSLPDVAAAIINNDFVENAGLSFDDAIAQDDPEDPNALPYVNIFAARAEDKDNETYLKLVEIFQTNADVQAGLDEASGGTGVSLVVPVADLEQSLADVEEDTAAQG